One window of the Streptomyces asoensis genome contains the following:
- a CDS encoding SDR family NAD(P)-dependent oxidoreductase yields MEIKGKKAVVFGGASGMGRATAELLAARGADVAVLDRPASAGEEVAAALGGSFHPVDVTDFEATGSALDAAVTALGGLHVSVTTAGGGSVRRTLGKDGPHDLETFRRVLDLNAVATFNISRLAAAHMSRNEPEDPETTGERGVIVNTSSIAAFEGQIGQVAYSAAKAAIAAMSLTMARDLGSLGIRVVAIAPSLFETGATERIPAETLAALVRDAAFPRRPGRPEEYAKLALAIVDNPMLNGQCLRLDAGQRFGPK; encoded by the coding sequence ATGGAGATCAAGGGCAAGAAGGCCGTGGTGTTCGGCGGCGCCTCCGGCATGGGCCGGGCCACCGCCGAGCTGCTCGCGGCCCGCGGCGCCGACGTCGCCGTGCTGGACCGCCCGGCATCGGCGGGCGAGGAGGTCGCCGCCGCGCTCGGCGGGAGCTTCCACCCTGTCGACGTGACCGACTTCGAGGCGACCGGGAGCGCGCTGGACGCCGCCGTGACGGCCCTCGGCGGGCTGCATGTGTCGGTCACCACCGCCGGCGGCGGCAGCGTACGGCGCACGCTCGGCAAGGACGGTCCGCACGACCTGGAGACCTTCCGCCGGGTGCTCGACCTGAACGCCGTCGCCACCTTCAACATCAGTCGGCTGGCCGCCGCGCACATGAGCCGCAACGAGCCCGAGGACCCGGAGACCACCGGCGAACGCGGCGTCATCGTCAACACGTCGTCGATCGCCGCCTTCGAGGGGCAGATCGGCCAGGTCGCCTACTCGGCCGCCAAGGCGGCGATCGCCGCGATGAGCCTCACCATGGCCCGCGACCTCGGCTCGCTCGGCATCCGCGTCGTCGCCATCGCGCCCAGCCTGTTCGAGACCGGCGCCACCGAGCGGATCCCCGCCGAGACGCTGGCCGCGCTGGTGCGGGACGCCGCGTTCCCCCGGCGCCCGGGCCGCCCCGAGGAGTACGCCAAGCTCGCCCTGGCGATCGTCGACAACCCCATGCTGAACGGCCAGTGCCTGCGTCTGGACGCGGGCCAGCGGTTCGGCCCGAAGTGA
- the mftF gene encoding mycofactocin biosynthesis glycosyltransferase MftF (Members of this protein family, MftF, are glycosyltransferases, members of PF00535 (glycosyl transferase family 2). The encoding gene is found as part of the mycofactocin cassette, in Mycobacterium tuberculosis, many other Actinobacteria, and occasional members of other lineages. Mycofactocin itself, a putative redox carrier, is a heavily modified derivative of the C-terminal Val-Tyr dipeptide of the mycofactocin precursor MftA (TIGR03969).), with protein MTLPVGFRVELDRHTRVIDGGRALLGGFPTRLLRLTPRARRLFVGRSLTVRDAASALLADRLTDTGMAHPVAHSLPAPADPRYTVVVPVRDRPRQLDRLLRSIGTDTSVIVVDDASRRPAAVAAVAACHGARLVVLAANAGPAGARNAGLRLVTTPYVVFADSDIVLAPETVPTLLRHFADPLVAMAVPRITGLPAPARSWIERYENARSSLDLGAHPALVRPGTPVSWASSACLVARVDALAEGFDERLRVGEDVDLCWRLIAAGRRVRYEPAVRAAHEHRVRLGDWLQRKAVYGTGAQPLARRHPAYIAPAVFAPWGTAFAAALLVQRRWSVPAAGAVLGVVTLRIARRLDGTRHPYRLAARLTVNGALGTLAQTSALLTRHWWPLTAVGCTASRRLRRAAAVAAVADIALEYRRDGTPLDPLRYGLARRLDDLAYGAGVWFSALEGRSTTALRPRVTR; from the coding sequence GTGACGCTTCCCGTCGGCTTCAGGGTCGAACTCGACCGGCACACCCGGGTGATCGACGGCGGCCGGGCCCTGCTCGGCGGGTTCCCGACCCGGTTGCTGAGGCTGACCCCGAGGGCCCGGCGGCTGTTCGTCGGCCGGTCGCTCACCGTACGGGACGCGGCGAGCGCGCTCCTCGCGGACCGGTTGACCGACACCGGCATGGCCCATCCCGTCGCCCACTCGCTCCCGGCGCCTGCCGACCCCCGGTACACGGTCGTCGTACCCGTCCGCGACCGCCCACGCCAACTGGACCGGCTGCTGCGGAGCATCGGCACGGACACCTCGGTGATCGTCGTCGACGACGCCTCGCGGCGCCCGGCCGCCGTGGCGGCGGTCGCCGCCTGCCACGGCGCCCGGCTGGTCGTCCTGGCCGCCAACGCCGGACCGGCCGGCGCGCGCAACGCCGGGCTCCGTCTCGTCACCACCCCGTACGTGGTCTTCGCCGACTCCGACATCGTGCTGGCCCCCGAGACCGTGCCCACCCTGCTGAGGCACTTCGCGGACCCCCTGGTCGCCATGGCCGTACCGCGCATCACCGGCCTGCCGGCCCCCGCCAGGAGCTGGATCGAACGGTACGAGAACGCCCGGTCCTCGCTCGATCTCGGCGCGCACCCGGCCCTGGTCCGGCCCGGCACCCCCGTCTCCTGGGCGTCCTCGGCCTGCCTCGTGGCGCGGGTGGACGCGCTGGCGGAGGGCTTCGACGAGCGCCTGCGGGTCGGGGAGGACGTCGACCTGTGCTGGCGGCTGATCGCGGCCGGCCGGCGCGTGCGCTACGAACCCGCCGTCCGGGCCGCCCACGAGCATCGCGTGCGCCTGGGGGACTGGCTCCAGCGCAAGGCCGTGTACGGAACCGGGGCACAGCCGCTCGCCCGGCGGCACCCCGCCTACATCGCACCCGCCGTGTTCGCCCCGTGGGGGACGGCGTTCGCCGCCGCGCTGCTCGTCCAGCGGCGCTGGTCGGTGCCGGCCGCGGGGGCCGTCCTCGGTGTCGTCACCCTGCGCATCGCCCGCAGGCTCGACGGCACCCGGCACCCGTACCGGCTGGCCGCGCGGCTCACCGTCAACGGCGCGCTCGGCACCCTGGCGCAGACCTCCGCCCTGCTGACCCGCCACTGGTGGCCGCTCACGGCCGTCGGCTGCACGGCCTCCCGCCGGCTGCGCAGGGCCGCGGCGGTGGCCGCGGTGGCCGATATCGCACTCGAGTACCGGCGCGACGGCACTCCGCTCGACCCGCTCCGCTACGGCCTCGCCCGCCGCCTCGACGACCTCGCCTACGGGGCCGGCGTGTGGTTCTCGGCCCTGGAGGGCCGCTCCACCACTGCGCTGCGGCCCCGCGTCACGCGCTGA
- a CDS encoding amidohydrolase family protein has protein sequence MSGDSHIIEPVDLFKTRLPKQLRERALWEEEFTLDEPIVDGGHTEFKKLHTIGYDGWTISKYRQFGGQTPDGEPQHIIRDMDLDGVDASVMFPNLSLFVLFTDDHELSMAHARVWNDYIAERFLQYKNRLRPTAAIPVTDIPEAIAEIERCARLGLGAILIPETPPVPYASRTYDPLWAAAQANGMPVFIHVATGGVKTKESTSETALTVRSMMTAVNMGKGQLTDDMVSGRLQNSAAGFSSPQRIIADLVGGGVCERFPGLHFNLIEFSAGWLVSYMGFMDKSFRTGIGQDPDWWLGFWDDSRSPKEQPAMGRLFTINGKWPYPLKPSEYIRRQIHVQFADDPTAVKARHITGVSTVMWGNDYPHAEGTFRSSAECIADNFDDTVSDEDRAAILGGTLAGVVRFDTSRKLAPVTEDA, from the coding sequence GTGTCCGGTGATTCGCACATCATCGAGCCGGTCGATCTCTTCAAGACCCGGCTGCCCAAGCAGCTCAGGGAACGGGCCCTCTGGGAAGAGGAATTCACGCTCGACGAGCCGATCGTCGACGGCGGGCACACCGAGTTCAAGAAACTGCACACCATCGGCTACGACGGCTGGACCATCTCCAAGTACCGGCAGTTCGGCGGGCAGACCCCGGACGGCGAGCCGCAGCACATCATCCGGGACATGGACCTCGACGGCGTCGACGCCTCGGTGATGTTCCCCAACCTCTCCCTGTTCGTGCTGTTCACCGACGACCACGAGCTGTCGATGGCGCACGCGCGCGTCTGGAACGACTACATCGCCGAGCGATTCCTCCAGTACAAGAACCGGCTCCGCCCGACAGCGGCGATCCCCGTCACGGACATTCCCGAGGCCATCGCCGAGATCGAGCGGTGCGCGCGCCTCGGGCTGGGCGCGATCCTGATCCCGGAGACCCCGCCCGTGCCGTACGCGTCGCGGACGTACGACCCGTTGTGGGCGGCCGCCCAGGCGAACGGGATGCCGGTGTTCATCCACGTCGCCACCGGCGGGGTGAAGACGAAGGAGAGCACCTCGGAGACGGCGCTGACCGTCCGGAGCATGATGACGGCCGTCAACATGGGCAAGGGACAGTTGACCGACGACATGGTGTCGGGCCGGCTCCAGAATTCCGCCGCCGGTTTCTCCAGCCCGCAGCGCATCATCGCCGACCTCGTCGGCGGCGGCGTCTGTGAGCGGTTCCCCGGACTGCACTTCAACCTGATCGAGTTCAGCGCCGGCTGGCTGGTCTCCTACATGGGCTTCATGGACAAGTCCTTCCGGACGGGCATCGGCCAGGACCCGGACTGGTGGCTCGGCTTCTGGGACGACAGCCGCTCGCCGAAGGAACAGCCCGCCATGGGGCGGCTGTTCACCATCAACGGAAAGTGGCCCTACCCGCTCAAGCCCAGCGAGTACATACGGCGCCAGATCCACGTCCAGTTCGCGGACGACCCGACCGCCGTCAAGGCCCGCCACATCACCGGCGTCTCGACGGTCATGTGGGGCAACGACTACCCCCATGCCGAGGGCACCTTCCGCAGCAGCGCCGAGTGCATCGCGGACAACTTCGACGACACCGTCTCCGACGAGGACCGCGCGGCCATCCTGGGCGGCACCCTCGCCGGCGTCGTGCGCTTCGACACCAGCAGGAAGCTCGCCCCCGTCACCGAGGACGCCTGA
- a CDS encoding flavin reductase family protein — protein sequence MSDGAAHSRTANADPDTNTEADANTDVDTKSDAIDGRRFRDVLGNFPTSVVAITTTDAEGRPHGMIVGTFTSVSLDPPLVSFLADRSSTTLRTIRAAGRFCANALAGDQERLSRKLAAGPARERFADTAWQASPLGDPVLDGVVAWVDCTVVQTVEIGDHLLVVGRVRDLRVESMKTPLLFFRGGYGDYLSSAALLLDRLVGWDEIGR from the coding sequence ATGAGCGACGGGGCGGCCCACTCCCGGACGGCGAACGCGGACCCGGACACGAACACCGAAGCGGACGCGAACACGGACGTGGACACGAAGTCCGACGCGATCGACGGGCGGCGGTTCCGCGACGTCCTGGGCAACTTCCCCACCAGCGTGGTCGCGATCACCACCACGGACGCCGAGGGACGGCCGCACGGGATGATCGTCGGCACCTTCACCTCCGTGTCCCTGGACCCGCCCCTGGTGTCCTTCCTGGCGGACCGCTCCTCCACGACCCTGCGGACGATCAGGGCCGCGGGCCGCTTCTGCGCCAACGCTCTCGCGGGCGACCAGGAACGGCTGTCCCGGAAGCTGGCCGCCGGTCCGGCGCGCGAGCGGTTCGCGGACACGGCCTGGCAGGCGTCACCCCTGGGCGACCCCGTGCTGGACGGGGTCGTCGCCTGGGTCGACTGCACGGTGGTGCAGACCGTCGAGATCGGGGATCACCTGCTGGTCGTCGGACGGGTCCGCGACCTGCGCGTCGAGTCGATGAAGACCCCGCTGCTGTTCTTCCGGGGCGGATACGGCGACTACCTGTCGAGCGCGGCGCTGCTGCTCGACAGGCTCGTCGGATGGGACGAGATAGGCCGGTAG
- the mftE gene encoding mycofactocin biosynthesis peptidyl-dipeptidase MftE: MARVLADTAWPAVPPGVLVLVPVGSTEQHGPHLPLDTDTVVAHAVARRTADALAPGPHGPPLVAPPLGYGASGEHADFPGTVSIGHDALRVVIVELARSLSRWAGRVVFVNGHGGNTATLDTALGLLRAEGHDAGWTGCEVPGGDAHAGRAETSVLLHLAPERVRLDAAVAGDTRPLAVLLPELTSRGVRAVSPSGVLGDPAGASAEEGRRAAESMVATTVRRITAWTCDARGRLTDPAHPKAVRR, from the coding sequence ATGGCGCGAGTCCTGGCCGACACCGCCTGGCCGGCCGTGCCGCCCGGCGTGCTCGTCCTGGTTCCGGTCGGGTCCACCGAGCAGCACGGACCGCATCTGCCCCTCGACACCGACACCGTCGTCGCCCACGCCGTCGCCCGGCGGACGGCCGACGCCCTCGCCCCGGGACCGCACGGCCCACCGCTGGTCGCACCGCCGCTCGGCTACGGCGCCAGCGGCGAACACGCGGACTTTCCGGGGACCGTCTCGATCGGGCACGACGCGCTGCGCGTGGTCATCGTGGAACTGGCGCGCTCGCTGTCCCGGTGGGCGGGCCGCGTCGTCTTCGTCAACGGCCACGGCGGCAACACCGCCACCCTCGACACCGCCCTCGGCCTGCTGCGGGCCGAGGGCCACGACGCCGGATGGACCGGCTGTGAGGTGCCGGGCGGCGACGCGCACGCCGGCCGCGCGGAGACCTCCGTGCTGCTGCACCTGGCTCCGGAGCGGGTACGACTCGACGCCGCCGTCGCCGGTGACACCCGGCCGCTGGCGGTGCTGCTGCCGGAGTTGACGTCCCGCGGTGTCCGCGCCGTCTCGCCCTCCGGTGTGCTCGGCGATCCCGCCGGGGCCTCCGCCGAGGAGGGCCGCCGGGCGGCGGAGTCGATGGTGGCCACGACGGTCCGCCGGATCACCGCGTGGACCTGCGACGCCAGGGGCCGCCTCACCGATCCGGCACATCCGAAGGCCGTACGCCGGTGA
- a CDS encoding LLM class flavin-dependent oxidoreductase yields the protein MRFGMPWPGRDVGREAEQAGVGAFCAGEFADHDAYLTVADVVANTEHALAGPAIAYAFARTPYAHATALRQLHAQAPGRLFLGLGSAAFRINRDWLGVPAERPVARIAETVGAVRAWLHAENGDRVRYSGEFYALDADVRAPVLGRLDIPVLLAAFNTRMAATAGRVADGVVGHGLFTGSWWNEVVRPSVAAGAADGDRADGGRAGTRPLEHGWIITAVDDAAPERAVADARRMIAFYLTVRTYDPFVAHHGWEEPVARVRAAFRAGDTAGMARAVTDEMLTGIAVCGTTADAKDALARRAGSLPRDVGYFAPPSFMVGRGRRAAYARAALALVGAVPDPA from the coding sequence ATGCGGTTCGGCATGCCCTGGCCCGGCCGGGACGTCGGACGGGAGGCGGAGCAGGCGGGCGTCGGCGCCTTCTGCGCCGGGGAGTTCGCCGACCACGACGCCTATCTCACCGTGGCCGATGTCGTGGCGAACACCGAACACGCCCTGGCGGGCCCCGCCATCGCCTACGCGTTCGCCCGCACCCCCTACGCGCACGCCACCGCCCTGCGCCAGTTGCACGCCCAGGCGCCGGGCCGGCTGTTCCTCGGCCTGGGCAGCGCGGCGTTCCGGATCAACCGGGACTGGCTGGGCGTGCCCGCCGAACGTCCGGTGGCCAGGATCGCCGAGACCGTCGGTGCCGTACGGGCCTGGCTGCACGCGGAGAACGGCGACCGGGTCCGCTACTCCGGCGAGTTCTACGCACTCGACGCCGACGTCCGCGCCCCGGTGCTCGGCCGGCTGGACATCCCCGTGCTGCTCGCCGCGTTCAACACCCGTATGGCCGCCACCGCGGGCCGGGTCGCCGACGGAGTCGTCGGGCACGGGCTGTTCACCGGCTCCTGGTGGAACGAGGTCGTACGCCCCTCGGTCGCCGCCGGCGCGGCCGACGGGGACCGGGCCGACGGGGGCCGGGCCGGCACACGTCCGCTGGAACACGGCTGGATCATCACGGCGGTCGACGACGCCGCACCCGAACGCGCCGTCGCCGACGCCCGGCGGATGATCGCCTTCTACCTCACCGTCAGGACGTACGACCCGTTCGTCGCCCATCACGGCTGGGAGGAGCCGGTCGCCCGGGTGAGGGCGGCGTTCCGGGCCGGGGACACCGCCGGCATGGCGCGGGCGGTGACCGACGAGATGCTCACCGGGATCGCCGTCTGCGGGACGACCGCCGACGCGAAGGACGCCCTCGCGCGCCGCGCCGGTTCGCTCCCCCGCGACGTCGGCTACTTCGCACCGCCGAGTTTCATGGTGGGCCGCGGGCGCCGGGCCGCGTACGCCCGGGCCGCCCTGGCCCTGGTGGGCGCCGTACCGGATCCGGCCTGA
- a CDS encoding aldehyde dehydrogenase family protein has translation MATAYSFSSRLYIDGRRTEGRSDTPILVRNPATEETVAEVPGSSPADVREAVEAARRAFDEGPWPRLRPAERAAVLLRMADEMERRLPELVAVNMAEAGSVRALAETLQTRVPVTHLRDMAERVIPAFAWERPMDATIAPGVGISQGVLRREAFGVCALISAYNFPFFLSMMKVIPALAAGCTAVLKPAPATPLESLLIGDFADAAGLPPGVLNIVTGDVEAGRELTTHPMVDLVSFTGSDTVGRMVYTQAAASLKKVVLELGGKSANLVRADGDLGGAVRSALSGITTHAGQGCSLLTRTLVHESVHDEFVARLSSALAEVRVGDPADPATTMGPLISEAQRDRVEKLIRVGEEEGARLVHGGGRPAGLDRGWFVEPTLFADVGNDMTVARTEFFGPVGVVIPFATDEEAVRIANDSPYGLAGAVWSADTAAAYEIASRIRAGGVTINGGSAGVNPRAAFGGYKQSGLGREWGEFGLDEYLQTKTVSWAAR, from the coding sequence ATGGCGACGGCGTACTCGTTCTCTTCGCGGCTCTACATCGACGGGCGCCGGACCGAGGGCCGGTCTGACACCCCGATACTCGTCCGCAACCCGGCGACGGAGGAGACGGTCGCGGAGGTCCCGGGCTCGTCGCCCGCGGACGTACGCGAAGCCGTCGAAGCGGCCCGGCGCGCCTTCGACGAGGGCCCCTGGCCGCGACTGAGGCCCGCGGAACGGGCCGCCGTCCTGCTGCGCATGGCCGACGAGATGGAACGCAGACTGCCCGAACTCGTGGCCGTCAACATGGCCGAGGCGGGCTCGGTCCGCGCCCTGGCCGAGACCCTTCAGACCCGGGTCCCGGTGACGCATCTGCGCGACATGGCCGAGCGGGTGATCCCGGCCTTCGCCTGGGAGCGCCCGATGGACGCGACGATCGCGCCGGGCGTCGGCATCTCCCAAGGGGTGCTGCGCCGCGAGGCGTTCGGCGTGTGCGCCCTGATCTCCGCCTACAACTTCCCGTTCTTCCTCAGCATGATGAAGGTGATCCCGGCGCTCGCGGCGGGCTGCACCGCCGTACTGAAACCGGCGCCCGCCACTCCCCTGGAGTCCCTGCTGATCGGCGACTTCGCGGACGCCGCCGGACTGCCGCCGGGCGTGCTGAACATCGTCACCGGCGATGTCGAGGCAGGCCGCGAGCTGACCACCCACCCCATGGTGGACCTCGTGAGCTTCACCGGGTCGGACACCGTCGGACGCATGGTCTACACCCAGGCCGCCGCCTCCCTGAAGAAGGTCGTCCTCGAACTCGGCGGCAAGTCGGCCAACCTCGTCCGCGCCGACGGCGACCTCGGCGGCGCGGTCCGCTCCGCGCTCTCCGGTATCACCACCCACGCCGGACAGGGCTGTTCCCTGCTGACCCGCACGCTCGTGCACGAGTCCGTGCACGACGAGTTCGTCGCCCGGCTGAGTTCCGCCCTCGCCGAGGTCAGGGTCGGCGATCCGGCCGACCCGGCCACCACCATGGGGCCGCTGATCAGCGAAGCGCAGCGGGACAGGGTCGAGAAGTTGATCCGGGTCGGCGAGGAGGAGGGGGCGCGCCTCGTCCACGGCGGCGGACGTCCGGCCGGCCTCGACCGGGGCTGGTTCGTGGAACCGACCCTCTTCGCCGACGTCGGCAACGACATGACCGTCGCGCGTACGGAGTTCTTCGGACCGGTCGGCGTCGTCATCCCGTTCGCCACGGACGAGGAGGCGGTGCGGATCGCGAACGACAGCCCGTACGGCCTCGCGGGCGCCGTCTGGAGCGCCGACACCGCGGCCGCGTACGAGATCGCGTCCCGCATCCGGGCCGGCGGTGTGACGATCAACGGCGGCAGCGCCGGGGTGAACCCGCGAGCCGCGTTCGGCGGATACAAGCAGAGCGGACTCGGCCGGGAGTGGGGCGAGTTCGGACTGGACGAGTATCTCCAGACCAAGACGGTCAGCTGGGCCGCCCGCTGA
- a CDS encoding acyl-CoA dehydrogenase family protein, with amino-acid sequence MDFELSEEQGMLRAASRELLSDRAPIEHVRAWTDRDEDVDPEVWRLTAGLGWPGLGLPEEYGGAGQGLVELALVAQEMGRALGRGPFAPTAIVGRALAAAGPPELRAAVLPALAAGSGWATWAFAEPRAPWSLDGIRATARADRDAIVLDGVKTAVQDAGGARWLLVTARHDGVPASFLVDRSAPGVAVRRQQTLDLTRSFHEVRLEGVRVPSAHRLVGGPTEIQRLLDEASVLRCADALGVMERMLELTVEHTKARVQFGRPIGTFQAVKHACADMALLVHGTRAATSYAAMAADAGADDAARAACAAASYTAAGTGEVAARALQLHGGIGFTWEHDLHLHLRRARADSVLYGDAAVHRDRLCTLLRRSPASA; translated from the coding sequence GTGGACTTCGAGCTCAGCGAGGAGCAGGGCATGCTGCGCGCGGCCTCACGCGAGCTGCTGTCGGACCGGGCCCCGATCGAACACGTACGGGCCTGGACGGATCGCGACGAAGACGTCGATCCCGAGGTGTGGCGGCTGACGGCCGGCCTCGGCTGGCCCGGCCTGGGCCTGCCCGAGGAGTACGGCGGCGCCGGCCAGGGCCTGGTGGAACTCGCGCTCGTCGCCCAGGAGATGGGGCGCGCGCTCGGGCGGGGTCCGTTCGCGCCCACCGCGATCGTCGGCCGGGCCCTGGCCGCCGCGGGGCCGCCCGAGCTGCGGGCCGCGGTACTGCCCGCGCTCGCCGCGGGATCGGGCTGGGCCACCTGGGCCTTCGCCGAACCACGGGCCCCGTGGTCCCTCGACGGGATCCGCGCCACCGCCCGCGCCGACCGGGACGCGATCGTCCTCGACGGGGTCAAGACGGCGGTGCAGGACGCGGGCGGCGCCCGCTGGCTTCTCGTCACCGCACGCCACGACGGGGTCCCCGCGTCGTTCCTCGTGGACCGGTCGGCCCCCGGCGTCGCCGTCCGACGGCAGCAAACCCTGGACCTGACCCGATCGTTCCACGAGGTCCGGCTCGAGGGCGTACGGGTGCCGTCCGCACACCGTCTCGTCGGCGGACCGACGGAGATCCAGCGGCTGCTCGACGAGGCGTCGGTGCTGCGGTGCGCCGACGCCCTCGGGGTGATGGAGCGGATGCTGGAGCTCACCGTCGAACACACCAAGGCGCGCGTGCAGTTCGGCCGGCCGATCGGGACGTTCCAGGCCGTCAAGCACGCGTGCGCCGACATGGCGCTGCTGGTGCACGGCACCCGCGCCGCCACGTCCTACGCGGCGATGGCCGCCGACGCGGGTGCCGACGACGCCGCCCGAGCGGCCTGCGCCGCCGCCTCGTACACCGCGGCCGGGACCGGCGAGGTCGCGGCCCGGGCACTCCAGCTGCACGGCGGCATCGGCTTCACCTGGGAGCACGACCTGCACCTCCACCTGCGCCGGGCCAGGGCCGACAGCGTGCTGTACGGCGACGCCGCCGTGCACCGCGACCGGCTGTGCACCCTCCTGCGGCGGTCGCCCGCGTCCGCCTGA
- a CDS encoding acyl-CoA dehydrogenase family protein, whose translation MTHEVIGRVEELGAELAALADENESLGRLSDRTVELLRSAGVVRLLQPKEFGGFGAHPRDFAEAVMAVARHDGAAGWVCGVVGVHPWELAQMDPRLTHEVWDDDPDTWIASPYMPNGIAEPVDGGYVLSGRWPFSSGSDHCGWDFLGALLGDGKGRPAGPITVLHVVLPRSDYEIIDGTWDVIGLSGTGSKDVVVDKAFIPEHRVIRQEAVQDGAAAEAVGLTDTLYRLPFSSMFPLGITAAVIGICEGALDIHLAQQRDRVAVTGVQVRDDPYVLYAAGEAAAEIAASRVQLIDGISRLYDQVEAGRPITLEDRANVRRNQVRCAWRAVSALDEIFARSGGNAIRRGNPIQRFWRDAHVGLQHMIHVPGTAYHANTLARMGLELPESMRILI comes from the coding sequence GTGACGCATGAAGTGATCGGTCGTGTCGAGGAGTTGGGCGCCGAACTGGCTGCACTCGCCGACGAGAACGAGTCACTCGGCAGGCTGAGCGACCGGACCGTCGAACTGCTCCGCTCCGCGGGGGTCGTACGGCTGCTCCAGCCCAAGGAGTTCGGCGGATTCGGCGCCCACCCCCGGGACTTCGCCGAAGCGGTGATGGCCGTCGCCCGGCACGACGGGGCCGCCGGCTGGGTGTGCGGCGTCGTCGGCGTCCACCCGTGGGAGCTGGCCCAGATGGATCCGCGGCTCACCCACGAGGTGTGGGACGACGACCCGGACACCTGGATCGCCTCGCCCTACATGCCCAACGGCATCGCCGAGCCGGTGGACGGCGGCTACGTCCTCAGCGGACGCTGGCCGTTCTCCTCGGGCAGCGACCACTGCGGCTGGGACTTCCTCGGCGCGCTCCTCGGGGACGGCAAGGGCAGGCCGGCCGGGCCCATCACGGTGCTGCACGTCGTGCTGCCCCGCTCGGACTACGAGATCATCGACGGTACCTGGGACGTGATCGGACTGTCGGGCACCGGCAGCAAGGACGTCGTCGTCGACAAGGCGTTCATTCCCGAACACCGCGTCATCAGGCAGGAAGCGGTCCAGGACGGAGCTGCCGCGGAGGCGGTCGGGCTGACCGACACGCTGTACAGGCTGCCCTTCAGCTCGATGTTCCCGCTCGGGATCACCGCGGCGGTCATCGGCATCTGCGAGGGCGCGCTCGACATCCACCTGGCCCAGCAGCGCGACCGGGTCGCCGTGACCGGCGTCCAGGTCCGCGACGACCCGTACGTCCTCTACGCCGCCGGGGAGGCCGCGGCGGAGATCGCCGCCTCGCGGGTGCAACTCATCGACGGCATCAGCCGGTTGTACGACCAGGTCGAGGCCGGCCGGCCGATCACCCTGGAGGACCGGGCGAACGTCCGGCGCAACCAGGTCCGCTGTGCCTGGCGGGCCGTCTCCGCCCTGGACGAGATCTTCGCGCGGTCCGGCGGGAACGCGATCCGGCGGGGCAATCCGATCCAGCGGTTCTGGCGGGACGCGCACGTCGGACTCCAGCACATGATCCATGTGCCCGGCACCGCCTACCACGCCAACACCCTGGCCCGGATGGGACTTGAGCTGCCCGAGTCGATGCGCATCCTGATATGA
- a CDS encoding SDR family NAD(P)-dependent oxidoreductase — protein sequence MPDNKVLTPEDTAHQGKVALVTGGGRGFGKAFGAALSALGAQVVLADIDGAAAAEAAAELTARGGRVTGVACDVADEGAVGAVVGAVAERHGGLDILVNNAGLHAAYNRPFTELGLAKVRRVLDVNVMGVVICSLAAREAMKGRAGASIVNISSSAAYANRSVYGVSKLAVRGLTVSFAREFAADGIRVNAIAPGLILTDTVRAELSPAEADRVLGEQILHREGREQDIVDALLHLVSSKASFVTGETLRVTGGFALSV from the coding sequence ATGCCGGACAACAAGGTTCTGACGCCGGAAGACACCGCACACCAGGGCAAGGTGGCCCTCGTCACGGGAGGTGGCCGGGGCTTCGGCAAGGCGTTCGGCGCGGCGCTCTCGGCGCTCGGCGCGCAGGTCGTGCTCGCCGACATCGACGGCGCCGCCGCGGCCGAGGCGGCGGCGGAACTCACCGCACGGGGCGGCCGCGTGACGGGAGTCGCCTGTGACGTGGCCGACGAGGGCGCGGTCGGCGCGGTCGTCGGCGCGGTCGCCGAACGCCACGGCGGACTCGACATCCTGGTCAACAACGCCGGCCTGCACGCCGCCTACAACAGGCCGTTCACCGAGCTGGGCCTCGCCAAGGTACGGCGGGTGCTCGACGTCAACGTCATGGGCGTCGTCATCTGCTCCCTCGCGGCCCGGGAGGCGATGAAGGGCCGCGCCGGCGCCTCCATCGTCAACATCTCGTCGTCGGCGGCCTACGCGAACCGCAGCGTCTACGGCGTGTCCAAGCTCGCCGTGCGGGGCCTGACGGTGTCCTTCGCGCGCGAGTTCGCCGCGGACGGCATCAGGGTCAACGCGATCGCGCCGGGCCTGATCCTCACCGACACGGTACGGGCCGAACTGTCCCCCGCCGAGGCGGACCGCGTCCTCGGGGAGCAGATCCTCCACCGGGAGGGCCGGGAGCAGGACATCGTCGACGCGCTGCTCCATCTGGTCTCGTCGAAGGCGTCCTTCGTCACCGGGGAGACGCTGCGCGTCACGGGCGGTTTCGCGCTCTCGGTCTAG